TCTACAATTTCTCTTATAGAGACTTCTCGCGAAACAAACAAACTATTAGGGCCTAACAAGAGTCACGCTAAACaattttgtgattttataattaaaaataggaTTATAACCTATTTTAAACGGCGTCATATATAATATCATATCTAATAATTATCATTtatgaaattgcaataaaacgctataaaaattttaattatgaataattataataattataaatcatGAGATTGTATgtcacatcatttttttttttagttcagAAATATGAGAGAGAATGACAACATCtgttgtaatttaaaatatgagagttaattatgtaaattggtaaaaataaatgattaaaactgcaattaaatctaatatataCTCTTATCTGATACATAGTTAAGGCTATTGTAGTAAATTTTAGGTAAAATACGTGTAGTCTTTTTAAGTtacccaaaaaaatattaaattgattatctAACTTTAAGGTACACAATCcatgtcattaatttttttaatcaagttAATCTTAtatgtttgtaaaaattataatgtGGAACTATTTTTAAGCATAAGCTcattatagttatttttagttagggatttttaaaattgtactaTAACTTTTGTTATCAatcatataaagaaaaatataattaatttatatgtcATTTCATGACATAGATTGAGAgaatttaacatttaatttcaataacCCTAAAATCTATCTTACTCGAATTCTctcttgtttaattatttttttaaaatttaattgaagatttatgTTCTTGTGATTATTACAATCAAAATCCCTTAAAAATTATacgaatttattaaaaaaaattaaataattttggatTTCAATTTTACTAGCTTAAAATTAGAATAAGTGGAGTAAACATCTACAAATATAAAGGACGAATTTAAcggtaaaagaaaaataaataactaacttgttaaagaaaaagataaataattaatttattattttcgtgtaacttaaaaaattggataataaattttatctaaattttatattattttatttatattgtttattATCCACCAACCACAGTAATATTTTCGAGTACTTTAAATGTTTGTCATGTAATATTTTGTcatgtatttatatttatattttgtagatCAAACTCACCCTTAATCTAGCAGtatgttaatttattagtttatttagAGATGTGTAAGATATTTATATTTGgaatatgacattaaaatttaaataggtTAACTATACTAAACTTACAAAAAGTTGTACCACACCTGAAAAgctttgatattttaaaatatatttacactTTAAAGAGGAATGTGACTCTTGGTCAAGAGATAAATAAAGTCTTAACAATAATTATTGTCTTCATGATACGAATTCGGTGCTTCCAAATAATTCATCCTTAACAAAaatctattaattatttgagtttaatcatttaattttattctttaaaaaataaaataaaatagcaaattattataaaataagtaaattaaaattttatttgagagAAGTGAAAGCTATCATTTAGTTTACGAGAATAtgtataatcaattttttaatttatctccATATAAGCATctcatttatctattttatttgtttggtAAACTCAAAATTAAGAGGCACAATCAAATGATTCCTCAATTTGTATTAACAACCATCATGAGAGTCATGATTTCAAGCTCTCATATCTCACACAAATATACATTTCTcacttgatatatatatataaatgtgaaTGATAAAGAACAAATAGATAGATAATGAGATACAATGAAGAGAGAGAAGTATATCAAATAAGatagagaaaagagagagagagattgagatagagatagagatagagatagagagaaagataaataaagaaAGGGGAGATAGATAGTGGATGAGAGAAAGGATAaagacaagagagaaaaagataAGAGTTGAGGAAAATAATattcttattataaaataaaatgttattttgatattttagatCAATTATATttggaataaaaaattattacatgatTTGGAGAATGACAAAAATTTCAATTGTGTTGTTTAGttccttatttttcaataaatcaaatgtatttaaattttattttgatctatcTGACATTTTagaaaatcttattttatatatatttttaaatatatcaaaaattgaTATAGATTAACACgcttaaataataaaaaatattaataaatttataatttaataaaaaataaaaaatataattatatttatatatatatactaaaatagaTTGGACTAATCGATGTAAAAGACTTTCAGTGATTTATGGTataatctttttaattaaattggcCATAGATTTTCGTGGGTGACCAATTTTGGTCCTTAATTAGAGCAGAGTTGACTATTACATTCGTTGTGCATAATGAAATCGAAACCAAATATAGTTTTTGCAAACCTTTTTTCATAACGTGTATCTCAATAAATTTGGCGACGACTTCGAATATAATAGGGGATGCCAAGTAACAAGTAAGTAGTAGTAGTAGCAGCATATTTATTACCATCTTTACCGCTGCTGTGTTTCCTACGTGCACGCACGTTTCAAAATCTATGTTACCACTAATTAATTTTCCCATACATAcacaataattaatattcataGATTCGCAACATAACTAAGTGAGGCTATTAAAgtgttactattattattttgagtGAAAATCTGATCGCAGCAGCATATGGAGATGGAGGTCGAGGTGATTCACTCATGGTCTGCTCCAAGATCTCTTAGCACCTCTCTTATGTATTCATTTTCTCAGGTATCAtcatttctctctctctctctctctctcattttctttttctttttcatttcctCTAATTCTTCTTTGGATTGTGTTTGTTTGGTTAACAAAACTTAACTTAGCGAGATGATATAGAAGTGCTTGATGAACCTCTTTATGCTAATTTCCTTCGAGACCCTGCTTTTGATAGACCCTACAGAGATCAACTACTCTCTAAAATGGTATTTATCCATCTATCTCTTTTCAAAAACCTATCAACTATTCATTCACTCATAAATCCTCCTTCTTTATTTTGCTCTTTCAATTAAAACAGGAATCTGATGGAAACAAGGTTGTTAATGATATTATATACGGTCCAGGATCCAAAAAGTATAGATTTTGCAAGgtaaataatcaatttatgtCCCACTTGTTCCTTTCATATGTCAATTTCTATTGTTTCTTAAAACACAAGTCTAGGGAATGGAGAAATAATCCAATCCAATCAAATGCCAATGCTTTGTTGCCAATTATTAGATTTCTGATATCTTTAACTACATCACTTATCATTATTACTTTGTTTCCTTCAGCATATGTCAAAACATAAGGTGCATAATTTGCCTGAGGATCTACTCAAGAAAGGGAAACATTTCATTTTGATAAGAAATCCACTTGACATACTGGTAACTCTTTATTTCGCATCTATTTCTGGTTTTTATCACTAAATTGGAATGGAAGTGCAGTGTATTATTTCCTATATGCTACTTCAATTCAATGGCTAATGATCTCATTGTGTGTCCTCCAGCCATCCTTTGACAAGGTTCTTCCCCCAACTTCCTTTGAGTTGGGTTTGGGGCAgcttgttggtatatatgatgAACTCTGTGATATTGGAAAACCACCGCCTGTTATAGATGCCAAAGAACTTCAAAAAGATCCCGAGGTATTTGAGCTTTATGAACATGCTTGACTCTTATTACTTAATGAAGTATGAAAACAAGGTTATCTTGTGTTCATTGGAATGAGAAGAAAATAAATCCAAAGGGGAATCATAATAAGCCAAAATATGTAATTGCTTACCCATTCCCTCCAAAATGGAAACAATCGTGATTCTATCGCATCCATTGTTATCTCAATAACTGAAatggtttttttaaaagtaaaaattggAAGAACAAATATATCCTTGCTATCACCCCCCAACAGCCATCATCACTGCCACCCCACCCCTAACACCATCCATTATCGTTGCGATTTATTAGCACCTGCACAGCCGCAGTCATCATGGTATATTTGTCAGCaacaaattacaataataaacaGGTTTTTCTTACTAAGTGGTGTCCACTACTTGGATCAATTGACACCATCATAGGCATTACTTTCATAATCATAAATGTTCAATAAAGCTTGACTATAGATTGCCTAACACAACCTTCCTCTTCTATCTAAGTTTAAGTATAATGATTTTCGACAAGCACTACACAAGCAGAGTTGCCAGGGCTTTTGTCTCgattataaaatcatcatttgTTGGCCAAGATAAaagtttttgtcaaaataaactTGTACATATTAGATCATGTCTAACTGAATGACTGTTATTGTTATCTAGTTGTGGGGAGGGGGTGTGATAGCTAGGATATTTATAACACTTCTGCTATACATTGGTGTAATAGAATCAGACGACAATTTATACTGTCTATTAGTTTCTCTCTAGATCCTTTGTTTGACTATGAATATGAAATCTTTGAGTTGTACTGTTAACATGGATGTGTATGTCCCCAAAACCACATATAACATTCTAGTCTTCTAGATcagaatacattttttttttttgaaagatcatttttttaatgaaactcTATCAAAGCAATTCACCTTGTTCTTTCAACATGTCTTggaaattttctttttctttatgtcTAAATTGCTTtaagttttatgtttttcttggTACATTAGATTGACTTGTATGAATTAAAAACCTAAATTCTGCTTTTAATCTTGCTTCAATTTGTGATCTTGTTAATTTTCAGGGTACTTTACGAGGTCTCTGTAATGATTTGGAGATTCCTTTTCAACCTGCAATGCTCAGGTATGTAGACTGTTCATTTTGCAAGTCCTGCCCTTGTGCTGCTATTTTTTCCTGTCTTtcttttttgatattttcttgcctattttgatttgaagtttttGGAGAGATTTAGTCATTGAAAATTTTGTCAAAAGCATTCtctaagttataaatttagtgtACATAGAAATTGCGATAATGCAACAGTATTTATGCATACATGCGCAGAGAAGTGACTACTCAGCTTTTAAACTTGCCAGTTGGGAAGCAGGTCCAAAACCAATAGATGGCTTGTGGGCCCCTTGGTGGTACAAAAATGTACATAAATCTACTAGATTTGAGGTACAAAGCAAGAATCCTGAGGTATGCAGTTGCTTTGTGTGCAGCCTTCAGTTTAGTTCCGGTTGTAAGGAGTCCAGGCTATTATATTATTTGCAGTAACaaccaatatatttttcaatagttGTACCATTGTCCATAACTAGTATAGCTTAATCTTATAGCAGTTGGATACAAGGTTGATGTTTTATAGCTATCCCTCTGCCTTCTTTCCATGTAAAAGATTAGGTTCCATATATTTCCCTATTATTGGTTTGCGGAAATCCTGGCTGAGTTTATGCTGTGATGTTATTCCCTTTCAGCCACTTCCCCTTTCTCAATATAATTTGTTGGCGCGAACTCTGCCTCACTACAACATGCTCCGGAGCCATGTAAAGAAGAAGTTATCCATTCTGAGCTCTCCTTCACCTCCTCCCGACCTTCCAGTTCCTGCAAATGAGAAATTGGTTGCTTGGGTTGGTGATGAGATTGTGACACGTGAGAGTGCTAAGGTACTTATTTCACAACATTTCAAGGTTTCCTGTCAATAGAATAAGGCATGTAATTTATGTGGTTGAGCACACATTCTCATGATTTTAATTGTTTTCTGTGATATATCAGGTTTCTGTGTTTGACTCAGTTGTCCAAGGAGGTGACTCAGTTTGGGAGGGTCTTCGAGTGTATgataaaaagatatttaaacTTGAGGAGCATCTAGATAGGTAGCGTCACAAACTTGAGAAATTGAAAGTTAATGTCTGATGCTGtcattttatcaataattatatAGCTGATTAGCTAACAAGCACAGATTGAAATATTGAATGTTATTCAGTTATGTATTTTGGTTTCATTTCCTATCAATTTTACCAAACTTATAAATTGGTAATTCATTATGTACTcataatatgattttattaatgtaattgaTTTTCTTAAATC
The genomic region above belongs to Cicer arietinum cultivar CDC Frontier isolate Library 1 chromosome 4, Cicar.CDCFrontier_v2.0, whole genome shotgun sequence and contains:
- the LOC101508851 gene encoding branched-chain-amino-acid aminotransferase-like protein 1-like isoform X1: MEMEVEVIHSWSAPRSLSTSLMYSFSQRDDIEVLDEPLYANFLRDPAFDRPYRDQLLSKMESDGNKVVNDIIYGPGSKKYRFCKHMSKHKVHNLPEDLLKKGKHFILIRNPLDILPSFDKVLPPTSFELGLGQLVGIYDELCDIGKPPPVIDAKELQKDPEGTLRGLCNDLEIPFQPAMLSWEAGPKPIDGLWAPWWYKNVHKSTRFEVQSKNPEPLPLSQYNLLARTLPHYNMLRSHVKKKLSILSSPSPPPDLPVPANEKLVAWVGDEIVTRESAKVSVFDSVVQGGDSVWEGLRVYDKKIFKLEEHLDRMFDSAKALAFENVPTRDEIKEAIFRTLIKNGMFDNAHIRLSLTRGKKVTSGMSPALNLYGCTLIVLAEWKPPVYDNERGIVLVTATTRRNSPNNLDSKIHHNNLLNNILAKIEANNAKADDAIMLDKDGYVSETNATNIFMVKKGRVLTPHADYCLPGITRATVMDLVVKEQFILEERRISLSEVHTADEVWTTGTMGELSPVVKVDGRTIGNGKVGPITRKLQVAYKKLTEQSGVPIELA
- the LOC101508851 gene encoding branched-chain-amino-acid aminotransferase-like protein 1-like; this translates as MEVEVIHSWSAPRSLSTSLMYSFSQRDDIEVLDEPLYANFLRDPAFDRPYRDQLLSKMESDGNKVVNDIIYGPGSKKYRFCKHMSKHKVHNLPEDLLKKGKHFILIRNPLDILPSFDKVLPPTSFELGLGQLVGIYDELCDIGKPPPVIDAKELQKDPEGTLRGLCNDLEIPFQPAMLSWEAGPKPIDGLWAPWWYKNVHKSTRFEVQSKNPEPLPLSQYNLLARTLPHYNMLRSHVKKKLSILSSPSPPPDLPVPANEKLVAWVGDEIVTRESAKVSVFDSVVQGGDSVWEGLRVYDKKIFKLEEHLDRMFDSAKALAFENVPTRDEIKEAIFRTLIKNGMFDNAHIRLSLTRGKKVTSGMSPALNLYGCTLIVLAEWKPPVYDNERGIVLVTATTRRNSPNNLDSKIHHNNLLNNILAKIEANNAKADDAIMLDKDGYVSETNATNIFMVKKGRVLTPHADYCLPGITRATVMDLVVKEQFILEERRISLSEVHTADEVWTTGTMGELSPVVKVDGRTIGNGKVGPITRKLQVAYKKLTEQSGVPIELA